Proteins encoded within one genomic window of Raineyella fluvialis:
- the arcC gene encoding carbamate kinase, whose protein sequence is MEDINRTVVVAVGGNALITDKTHISLQDQYAAASEAMKHVAQMVADGWSVIVTHGNGPQVGFLLRRVELASAELPPIPLDGLGADTQGATGYMFGNALGHEFAKIGVDKQIVALVTRTVVDAKDPAFQKPTKPIGSFMDEDEAKRREAELGWDVVEDAGRGWRRVVASPKPVRIAEVEAIRTLVENGFTVIAAGGGGIPVVEDGEGFTGIEAVIDKDFGASMLANQLDAGTLLISTAVDAVAINFNTPDEKWLGNVCVDEVKEYLAAGQFGAGSMAPKIEAAIAFLERGGRRVIITSPPLMAAALKGEAGTTITA, encoded by the coding sequence ATGGAAGACATCAACCGCACAGTCGTCGTCGCCGTCGGCGGCAACGCCCTGATCACCGACAAGACCCACATCTCCCTGCAGGACCAGTACGCGGCCGCCTCGGAGGCCATGAAGCACGTGGCACAGATGGTCGCCGACGGTTGGTCGGTCATCGTCACCCACGGCAACGGCCCCCAGGTCGGGTTCCTGCTCCGCCGGGTCGAACTGGCCTCCGCGGAACTGCCGCCCATCCCGCTCGACGGCCTTGGCGCCGACACCCAGGGAGCCACCGGCTACATGTTCGGCAACGCGCTGGGCCACGAGTTCGCCAAGATCGGCGTCGACAAGCAGATCGTCGCCCTCGTCACCCGGACCGTGGTCGACGCCAAGGACCCCGCGTTCCAGAAGCCGACCAAGCCGATCGGTTCGTTCATGGACGAGGACGAGGCCAAGCGCCGCGAGGCCGAGCTCGGCTGGGACGTCGTCGAGGATGCCGGCCGTGGCTGGCGCCGCGTGGTGGCTTCCCCCAAGCCGGTCCGTATCGCCGAGGTCGAGGCGATCCGTACGCTGGTGGAGAACGGCTTCACCGTCATCGCCGCCGGCGGCGGCGGCATCCCGGTGGTCGAGGACGGCGAGGGCTTCACCGGCATCGAAGCCGTCATCGACAAGGACTTCGGCGCCTCGATGCTGGCCAACCAGCTGGATGCGGGCACCCTGCTGATCTCGACGGCGGTCGACGCCGTGGCGATCAACTTCAACACCCCCGACGAGAAGTGGCTCGGCAACGTCTGCGTCGACGAGGTCAAGGAGTACCTGGCCGCGGGCCAGTTCGGCGCGGGCTCCATGGCCCCCAAGATCGAGGCGGCGATCGCGTTCCTCGAGCGTGGCGGCCGCCGCGTCATCATCACCTCGCCTCCGCTGATGGCAGCGGCGCTGAAGGGCGAAGCCGGCACCACGATCACGGCCTGA
- a CDS encoding aspartate/glutamate racemase family protein, producing MRILVVNVNTTESMTESIAAQARAVAAPGTEIVGLTPFIGADSVEGNFESYLAAIGVLDRVLAYDEPYDAVVQAGFGEHGQEGLKEVLEVPVVDITDAAAHLACLLGYRYSVVTTLDRAVPLIEERLMLGGVADHCASVRASGLGVLELEGDQDVVLAAITDQAVRAIKEDGAEVLVLGCGGMAGLDAAVREATGAPTVDGVAAAVKLAESLVNLGLKTSKVRTYAPPRPKTVVNWPLHRLLQR from the coding sequence ATGAGAATCCTGGTCGTCAATGTGAACACGACGGAGTCGATGACCGAGTCGATCGCGGCACAAGCGAGGGCGGTCGCCGCCCCCGGGACCGAGATCGTCGGCCTGACCCCGTTCATCGGTGCCGACTCCGTCGAAGGCAACTTCGAGAGCTACCTGGCCGCCATCGGCGTCCTCGATCGGGTCCTGGCCTACGACGAGCCGTACGACGCCGTGGTCCAGGCCGGTTTCGGCGAACACGGCCAGGAAGGACTCAAGGAGGTCCTCGAGGTCCCCGTCGTCGACATCACCGATGCCGCCGCCCACCTGGCCTGCCTGCTCGGTTACCGCTACTCCGTGGTGACCACGCTCGATCGCGCCGTACCTCTGATCGAGGAGCGGCTGATGCTCGGTGGCGTCGCCGACCACTGCGCCTCCGTACGAGCCAGCGGGCTGGGCGTCCTCGAACTCGAGGGCGACCAGGACGTTGTCCTCGCCGCCATCACCGACCAAGCCGTCCGGGCCATCAAGGAGGACGGTGCCGAAGTCCTCGTCCTCGGCTGCGGCGGGATGGCCGGCCTGGACGCCGCCGTCCGCGAGGCCACCGGCGCCCCCACCGTCGACGGCGTGGCGGCCGCCGTGAAGTTGGCCGAGTCCCTGGTCAACCTCGGACTGAAGACCAGCAAGGTCCGCACCTACGCGCCTCCGCGCCCCAAGACCGTCGTGAACTGGCCGCTGCACCGACTGCTGCAGCGCTGA
- a CDS encoding aldo/keto reductase: protein MEATQVAITPDVRVPAIGIGTWYLGDQDHTRAREIAALRAGLEAGARLVDTAEMYGNGRSERLVGEALKGIRDQAFLVSKVLPTNATRRGTVAACEASLRRLGTDHLDLYLLHWSGLHPVAGTIAAFEQLRAEGKIAAWGVSNMDPGEMEAIWGTPGGPDCATDQVLYNLTRRGPELDLFPLLAEHRTSVMAYSPLEQGRLFAGAAGRALTSIAADAGTTPTALALAWAIRDGRTVAIPKSGDPQRMLANLAALDVTLSAETLARLDEAFPAPRRPVPLEML, encoded by the coding sequence ATGGAGGCCACGCAGGTAGCGATCACGCCGGATGTCAGGGTTCCGGCGATCGGAATCGGTACCTGGTATCTGGGAGACCAAGATCACACCCGGGCGCGCGAGATCGCCGCGCTGCGCGCTGGGCTCGAGGCGGGTGCGCGGCTCGTCGACACCGCCGAGATGTACGGCAACGGGCGCAGCGAGCGGCTCGTCGGCGAAGCACTGAAGGGCATCCGCGACCAGGCGTTCCTGGTCAGCAAGGTCCTGCCCACCAACGCGACGCGCCGGGGCACCGTCGCGGCCTGCGAGGCGTCCCTGCGCCGGCTCGGCACCGACCACCTCGATCTGTACCTGTTGCACTGGTCCGGCCTGCACCCGGTGGCGGGCACGATCGCGGCGTTCGAACAGTTGCGGGCGGAGGGCAAGATCGCCGCCTGGGGTGTCTCCAACATGGACCCGGGGGAGATGGAGGCCATCTGGGGGACCCCGGGCGGGCCCGACTGTGCCACCGATCAGGTGCTGTACAACCTCACCCGGCGTGGGCCCGAACTCGACCTCTTCCCGCTCCTCGCGGAGCATCGGACCTCGGTGATGGCGTACTCACCGCTCGAGCAGGGCCGCCTGTTCGCGGGCGCAGCCGGACGGGCCCTCACGTCGATCGCCGCGGACGCGGGAACCACGCCGACGGCTCTCGCTCTGGCCTGGGCCATCCGGGACGGACGTACGGTGGCCATCCCGAAGTCGGGCGACCCGCAGCGGATGCTGGCGAACCTCGCCGCCCTCGACGTCACCCTCTCCGCCGAGACCCTGGCCCGGCTCGACGAGGCCTTCCCGGCGCCCCGGCGCCCGGTCCCGCTCGAGATGCTCTGA
- a CDS encoding 2-oxo acid dehydrogenase subunit E2, giving the protein MSKARRALAMGQNVAVRRHLMYALVEADLTEPRRLLREHRERTGERLSQTAYVVSCVARALAEFPELNAFRRGRSLVFLDEVIIEVLLERRIGDQPAVGYLPVRRADTKSFREVHDEIRAGQAARHETIAGQRWLEMVPLALTPLLMWGMRRSIRWGLRMGVAGVNNLGLGTGTAGWGFAPGAGTLAVTIGGITRRPIWVEGRLADREIADITLTFDHDVIDGAPAARFARRLVELLAEGASLRDTI; this is encoded by the coding sequence ATGAGCAAGGCCCGTCGGGCGCTGGCGATGGGGCAGAACGTGGCGGTCCGGCGACACCTGATGTACGCCCTGGTCGAAGCGGATCTCACCGAGCCGCGTCGGTTGCTGCGGGAGCATCGGGAGCGTACGGGGGAGCGGCTGTCCCAGACCGCGTATGTGGTGTCCTGTGTGGCGCGGGCGCTGGCCGAGTTCCCCGAACTCAACGCGTTCCGGCGCGGTCGATCACTGGTCTTCCTCGACGAGGTGATCATCGAGGTGCTACTCGAGCGCCGGATCGGCGACCAGCCCGCCGTCGGCTACCTTCCCGTCCGGCGCGCCGATACCAAGTCTTTCCGCGAGGTCCACGACGAGATCCGTGCCGGGCAGGCGGCCCGGCACGAGACGATCGCCGGGCAGCGGTGGCTGGAGATGGTGCCGCTGGCCCTGACTCCGCTGCTGATGTGGGGGATGCGGCGCAGCATCCGCTGGGGTCTCCGGATGGGCGTCGCCGGGGTCAACAACCTCGGGCTCGGCACCGGGACGGCCGGCTGGGGTTTCGCGCCCGGCGCGGGGACCCTCGCGGTGACCATCGGTGGGATCACCCGGCGTCCGATCTGGGTGGAGGGCCGGCTCGCGGATCGGGAGATCGCCGACATCACCCTCACCTTCGACCATGACGTCATCGACGGCGCCCCGGCGGCGCGGTTCGCACGGCGACTGGTCGAGCTGCTGGCCGAGGGTGCGTCGCTCCGGGACACGATCTGA
- a CDS encoding FtsK/SpoIIIE domain-containing protein, whose amino-acid sequence MDVRRRVATLKGRLESVSALIPALAEATSAADERELALARARAESQREAQLDSVIRRFEADSRRGMTGVVDLSRRLAPGWASAICEGSWSPQEVSIPADFVRVGAIPHETVGGVPLIVPMVNHPGLVLSGAASATDNLALSLAARLFAQSPLKHVVLEVFDPKVRGTLGTLTGLRAGHPGAFPPPTVDASSFAGRLDAVMQSAVRNVELSRLAGVSSLTDLWRLRGTPEGTLHLVVILDYPYAVDRALQERLLRIATIGGPSGTSLLVVVDPTAVPDREVIPDELIGRLTLVEVGADTVRVPGYPCDGVPDPALRPDFVEELVRGVGASARLVQGPTIPLESLMPDDVEVPWAHSAEQSLDVVVGRTGREPLTISLRTENPPHPNILIGGAVGQGKSNLVLDIIYGLAVRYSPQELELYLLDFKRGLEFKRFAPDPDGRHWLPHVRVLSLESNQAFGVAVLRSVDDEMERRSQLFKQVGANSLNSYRTLTCSPMPRLLLVVDEFHVLFEGEDRYVDQAVELMDRLAKQGRAYGIHLLLASQTTSGVRGLAIKGNSIFAQFPLRLSLKNTAAESQAILSEGNTAAADLSYRGEVVLNRNFGSDPEGSNVRGMAAYAEPDRMAALQARLWEQGHGEMPMVFVGREYAAWDSSRDHVPEAHGRGLSMMLGRPVAVTREPVVLTVDQDADQTVALVGSDVHVAAAAVNSLVRSAIPTLVERGGSVVILDGLEEGAWLDALAEDVRGAGVGITRVPRADIAGHLTGTLGPAAETAGRGDDRPPLLVVGLGLQRARGMDQAPSTSGFDIDFGFDGDATTGRGVLRRLAREGALMGAHLLGWWSSLRALESDLGMAHDGVAHYVTVGLGLEELRAVAGAMTPPIDGSPRVGWFDRNGDSGLVTVVPFHPDQFRMEDIDG is encoded by the coding sequence GTGGATGTTCGCCGTCGGGTTGCCACACTGAAGGGTCGCCTCGAGAGCGTCTCGGCGCTCATCCCTGCGCTGGCCGAGGCCACCAGTGCCGCCGACGAGCGCGAGCTCGCCCTGGCGCGGGCCCGCGCAGAGTCGCAGCGTGAGGCCCAGCTGGACTCGGTGATCCGACGATTCGAGGCCGACTCCCGGCGAGGCATGACGGGCGTCGTCGATCTGTCCCGTCGCCTGGCTCCGGGATGGGCATCAGCCATATGCGAGGGCTCCTGGAGCCCCCAGGAGGTCAGCATTCCCGCTGACTTCGTACGGGTCGGGGCCATCCCTCACGAGACCGTGGGTGGCGTGCCGCTCATCGTGCCGATGGTGAACCATCCGGGACTCGTGCTGTCCGGTGCGGCCTCCGCAACGGACAACCTGGCGCTGTCCCTCGCTGCCCGACTGTTCGCCCAGAGCCCTCTGAAGCATGTCGTCCTCGAGGTGTTCGACCCGAAGGTGCGGGGCACTCTGGGGACCTTGACCGGCTTGCGTGCGGGCCACCCCGGCGCTTTCCCTCCGCCGACCGTGGATGCCTCCTCGTTCGCCGGCCGCCTCGACGCAGTCATGCAGTCCGCAGTGCGCAATGTCGAGCTCTCCCGGCTCGCTGGTGTCTCGAGCCTTACCGACCTGTGGCGGCTTCGTGGAACCCCGGAAGGCACCCTCCACCTCGTGGTCATCCTCGACTACCCATACGCAGTCGACAGGGCCCTCCAGGAACGACTGCTCAGGATCGCGACCATCGGTGGTCCGTCCGGGACGAGTCTGCTCGTGGTCGTGGATCCGACCGCGGTCCCGGACCGTGAGGTGATCCCGGACGAACTCATCGGACGTCTGACCCTCGTCGAAGTGGGCGCCGACACGGTACGCGTCCCCGGCTACCCGTGCGACGGTGTCCCCGATCCGGCCCTGCGCCCCGACTTCGTCGAAGAACTGGTGCGGGGCGTCGGCGCCTCTGCGCGACTCGTGCAGGGCCCTACCATCCCGCTCGAGAGCCTGATGCCCGACGACGTCGAAGTGCCCTGGGCCCACTCTGCAGAACAGTCGCTCGACGTCGTCGTCGGGCGTACGGGGCGCGAGCCGCTGACCATCTCCTTGCGCACGGAGAATCCGCCCCATCCCAACATCCTCATCGGTGGCGCCGTCGGGCAGGGTAAGTCGAATCTGGTCCTGGACATCATCTACGGGCTCGCGGTGAGGTACTCCCCGCAGGAACTGGAGCTGTACCTGCTCGACTTCAAGCGGGGACTGGAATTCAAGCGCTTCGCTCCCGACCCGGATGGTCGCCACTGGCTCCCGCACGTCAGGGTTCTCAGCCTCGAATCGAACCAGGCCTTCGGCGTGGCGGTCCTCCGCTCCGTCGATGACGAGATGGAGCGGCGTTCGCAGCTCTTCAAGCAGGTAGGCGCCAATTCCCTGAACAGCTACCGCACCCTCACGTGTTCGCCTATGCCTCGGCTGTTGCTTGTCGTCGATGAGTTCCATGTGCTCTTCGAGGGAGAGGACCGCTACGTCGACCAGGCGGTGGAGCTGATGGACCGTCTGGCCAAGCAGGGCCGTGCCTACGGCATCCACCTCCTGCTGGCGTCCCAGACGACGTCGGGAGTCCGGGGGCTCGCCATCAAGGGGAACTCGATCTTCGCCCAGTTCCCGCTGCGACTCTCCCTCAAGAACACTGCTGCTGAGTCCCAGGCGATTCTCAGCGAGGGGAACACGGCTGCAGCTGATCTGAGCTATCGAGGTGAGGTCGTCCTCAATCGCAACTTCGGTAGCGATCCCGAGGGATCGAACGTTCGCGGCATGGCGGCGTACGCCGAACCGGACAGGATGGCCGCACTCCAGGCCCGCCTATGGGAACAAGGCCACGGTGAGATGCCGATGGTGTTCGTGGGACGCGAATATGCGGCCTGGGATTCTTCGCGCGACCACGTTCCTGAGGCGCACGGCCGGGGCCTGTCGATGATGTTGGGGCGCCCGGTCGCGGTGACGCGTGAGCCGGTTGTGCTGACGGTCGACCAGGATGCCGACCAGACGGTTGCCCTGGTGGGGTCGGACGTCCACGTCGCGGCGGCTGCGGTCAACTCGTTGGTCCGCTCCGCGATCCCGACCCTGGTGGAGCGTGGAGGGTCCGTGGTGATCCTCGATGGTCTCGAGGAAGGGGCGTGGCTGGATGCCCTGGCCGAGGATGTCCGGGGGGCCGGGGTGGGGATCACGCGCGTCCCACGGGCCGACATCGCCGGTCACCTCACCGGCACCCTCGGCCCTGCCGCGGAGACCGCGGGTCGAGGGGATGACCGTCCACCGCTGCTCGTGGTGGGCCTCGGGCTGCAGAGGGCACGGGGCATGGACCAGGCACCCTCGACGTCGGGCTTCGACATTGACTTCGGTTTCGACGGGGATGCGACGACAGGGCGCGGTGTGCTCAGGAGACTTGCTCGGGAGGGTGCACTCATGGGAGCACATCTGCTGGGCTGGTGGTCCAGCCTGCGGGCCCTGGAATCGGATCTGGGAATGGCCCACGACGGAGTCGCCCACTACGTGACCGTAGGGCTCGGGCTCGAAGAACTCCGCGCCGTGGCGGGGGCGATGACGCCGCCGATCGACGGCTCGCCTCGGGTCGGCTGGTTCGATCGCAACGGCGACTCCGGCCTGGTCACAGTGGTGCCCTTCCACCCCGATCAGTTCCGGATGGAGGACATCGATGGTTGA